The following coding sequences are from one Salvia hispanica cultivar TCC Black 2014 chromosome 3, UniMelb_Shisp_WGS_1.0, whole genome shotgun sequence window:
- the LOC125214822 gene encoding ABC transporter F family member 3, with amino-acid sequence MTEVASAVLHEVLGPRVEDVDQPIVDYIVNVLADEDFDFGVDGEGALEALGELLIDCGCVSDFSECRAVCSTISEKFGKHGLVKAKPTVRSLLAPLRMDDGMDEKVAPKKKPEPVDGPLLTERDKMKLERRKRKDDRQREAQYQTHLKEMEAAQAGMPAVVVNHDNSAGPAVRDIHMENFNISVGGRDLIVDGCITLSYGRHYGLVGRNGTGKTTFLRYMAMHAIDGIPKNCQILHVEQEVVGDTTSALQCVLNADVERIQLLEEESRLLGLQKEFDQDVDSGKSKGVVIEGYDKDSVSERLEEIYKRLDFIDAYSAEARAASILAGLSFSPEMQKKPTKAFSGGWRMRIALARALFIEPDLLLLDEPTNHLDLHAVLWLETYLVKWPKTFIVVSHAREFLNTVVTDILHLQGQQLTAYRGNYDTFERTREEQLKNQTKAFESHERARAHMQSFIDKFRYNAKRASLVQSRIKALDRLGHVDQIINDPDYKFEFPSPDDRPGPPIISFSDASFGYPGGPILFKNLNFGIDLDSRVAMVGPNGIGKSTILKLISGELQPTSGTVFRSAKVRIAVFNQHHVDGLDLSSNPLLYMMRCFPGVPEQKLRGHLGSLGVTGNLALQPMYTLSGGQKSRVAFAKITFKKPHILLLDEPSNHLDLDAVEALIQGLVLFQGGVLMVSHDEHLISGSVDQLWAVTDGRVTPFSGNFQDYKKMLQSA; translated from the exons ATGACGGAGGTGGCAAGTGCGGTGTTACATGAGGTTTTGGGGCCGCGCGTTGAGGATGTCGATCAGCCAATTGTCGATTACATCGTCAATGTCCTCGCCGATGAGGATTTTGATTTCGGCGTCGACGGTGAAGGCGCCTTGGAAGCCCTCGGCGAACTCCTCATCGATTGCGGATGCGTCTCCGACTTCTCTGAGTGCCGCGCG GTTTGTAGTACAATATCTGAGAAGTTTGGGAAGCATGGATTGGTTAAAGCAAAACCCACCGTTAGAAGCCTTTTGGCACCATTGAGAATGGATGATGGAATGGATGAAAAAGTCGCTCCAAAGAAGAAACCGGAACCTGTGGATGGTCCTCTTCTGACCGAGCGTGATAAGATGAAGCTTGAAAggaggaaaagaaaagatgatAGACAGAGAGAG GCACAATACCAAACTCACTTGAAGGAAATGGAAGCAGCCCAAGCTGGGATGCCGGCTGTAGTTGTAAACCATGATAACAGTGCTGGGCCTGCTGTCAGAGATATACACATGGAAAACTTCAACATATCTGTTGGAGGGCGTGACCTTATTGTGGATGGTTGTATAACACTCTCTTATGGGAGGCACTATG GACTCGTTGGTAGAAATGGTACTGGAAAAACAACCTTTCTTCGGTACATGGCCATGCATGCTATTGACGGTATTCCCAAGAATTGCCAGATATTACATGTTGAGCAAGAAGTAGTTGGTGATACTACATCGGCCTTGCAGTGTGTGTTGAATGCTGATGTGGAGAGAATTCAGCTTTTGGAGGAAGAATCACGTTTACTTGGGTTACAG AAAGAATTTGATCAAGATGTGGACTCTGGAAAGAGCAAAGGGGTGGTAATTGAAGGATACGATAAAGATTCAGTTTCTGAGAGGCttgaagaaatatataaaaggcttGACTTCATTGACGCTTATTCTGCTGAGGCTCGAGCAGCATCCATTCTTGCG GGTCTCAGTTTCTCTCCGGAGATGCAGAAGAAGCCAACTAAAGCTTTTTCAGGAGGATGGCGGATGAGAATAGCGCTTGCTCGTGCCTTGTTTATTGAGCCTGATCTATTACTTCTTGATGAGCCAACG AATCATCTTGATCTCCATGCAGTCCTATGGCTAGAAACTTACCTGGTGAAATGGCCAAAGacatttattgttgtttctCATGCTAGAGAGTTCTTGAACACC GTGGTTACAGATATCCTCCATCTCCAAGGACAACAGTTGACTGCGTACAGAGGTAACTATGATACATTTGAGAGGACACGAGAAGAACAACTCAAGAACCAGACAAAAGCATTCGAGTCACATGAACGTGCTAGAGCACATATGCAG TCATTCATTGACAAGTTCCGGTATAATGCAAAGCGTGCGTCTCTCGTTCAATCAAGAATTAAG GCACTAGATCGGTTGGGTCATGTGgatcaaattataaatgacCCTGA cTACAAGTTTGAATTTCCATCTCCTGATGATAGACCAGGCCCACCGATCATAAGCTTCAG TGATGCATCTTTTGGATATCCTGGGGGCCCTATATTATTTAAGAACTTGAATTTTGGAATCGATCTGGATAGCCGAGTAGCCA TGGTTGGTCCTAATGGAATTGGAAAGTCAACAATACTCAAACTTATATCGGGAGAGCTTCAACCAACCTCTGGGACAGTTTTCCGTTCAGCAAAG GTCCGCATTGCTGTGTTTAACCAGCATCACGTTGATGGTTTAGACCTCTCTTCAAATCCACTTCTGTATATGATGCGCTGCTTTCCG GGAGTGCCAGAACAGAAGTTAAGAGGGCATCTGGGCTCTTTGGGTGTAACAGGGAATCTTGCCCTTCAGCCAATGTACACACTATCAG GTGGTCAAAAAAGCAGGGTTGCATTTGCTAAGATTACTTTCAAAAAGCCACATATTTTGCTGCTTGACGAGCCATCAAACCATCTT GATTTGGATGCCGTTGAAGCATTGATCCAAGGACTTGTCTTGTTCCAAGGAGGCGTGTTAATG GTGAGTCACGACGAGCATCTGATCTCTGGTAGTGTGGATCAATTATGGGCTGTAACCGATGGTCGGGTGACTCCTTTCAGTGGAAATTTCCAGGACTACAAGAAGATGTTACAGTCAGCATAG
- the LOC125216055 gene encoding ankyrin repeat-containing protein BDA1-like: MHECECEKRTEYTAPIKICDCDCECDCGCCIDLLYSAFEDDPTRLQKMDKVQFAHTPLHDAAASGNTALALEVMNLMPSLGKKLNPKGLSPLHLAVVEGNVSTALALVKLDSKLVCIKGKGGLTPLHHAAAGKACQMELLAGLLVECPESMAVLNNRRQSAVHVALENQNVQAARLLVNWLVIVAKESDLSIKDANGNTTLHVAARYCRCRELLQLLTTLVKVNKANNYGETPLDIAIHYRNGDAVEMLKTAGAAPLTTRERGGEEDRLPRRPSRMVNYLLGKHANKCAEMLTRAYFFITKELTMDMRNTILVVAVLIATTTYQGVLQPPGGVYSAEGNTNTERRQLADAGNDHPPGRMVMGTTKYSYFMPTNTLAFISATLIIIFVLPDRAFVVLLQACLVFMCVGYLLALNFISYYNDISRILDIVCCCTVGVAFCLKLGYYCVKAYYNEDEWLLRRLGVMISNHKARLGGRGDLDMSVIRRMRQQYKLISKRVV; the protein is encoded by the exons ATGCACGAGTGCGAGTGCGAGAAGAGGACCGAGTACACGGCCCCGATAAAGATCTGCGACTGCGACTGCGAATGCGACTGTGGGTGCTGCATCGACCTCCTCTACTCGGCCTTCGAGGACGACCCCACGCGGCTGCAGAAAATGGACAAGGTCCAATTCGCCCACACGCCGCTGCACGACGCAGCAGCGAGTGGGAACACCGCGCTGGCCCTGGAGGTAATGAACCTGATGCCGTCCCTCGGAAAGAAGCTCAACCCGAAGGGGCTGAGCCCGCTCCACCTGGCCGTGGTGGAGGGGAACGTCTCGACCGCCCTCGCCCTCGTGAAGCTGGACAGCAAGCTGGTCTGCATCAAGGGCAAGGGCGGCCTTACTCCGCTGCACCATGCGGCCGCGGGGAAGGCGTGCCAGATGGAGCTTCTGGCTGGGCTTCTGGTGGAGTGCCCGGAGTCTATGGCGGTGCTGAATAACCGGCGGCAATCGGCGGTCCACGTGGCGCTGGAGAATCAGAACGTGCAGGCGGCTCGGTTGCTCGTGAATTGGCTGGTGATTGTGGCTAAGGAATCGGATCTGTCGATCAAGGATGCGAATGGGAACACAACCCTTCACGTTGCAGCTCGTTATTGCCGATGCAGG GAGCTACTCCAACTACTGACAACATTAGTGAAAGTAAACAAAGCCAACAACTACGGCGAGACGCCTCTAGACATCGCCATCCACTACCGAAACGGCGACGCCGTAGAGATGCTCAAAACCGCCGGCGCAGCGCCTCTGACAACGCGCGAACGAGGAGGCGAGGAGGACCGCCTCCCCCGCCGCCCCTCTCGGATGGTGAACTACCTCCTCGGAAAGCACGCCAACAAATGCGCCGAGATGCTCACCCGCGCCTACTTCTTCATCACAAAGGAGCTCACCATGGACATGCGCAACACCATCCTCGTCGTCGCCGTCCTCATCGCCACCACCACCTACCAGGGCGTCCTCCAGCCCCCGGGCGGCGTCTACTCCGCCGAGGGCAACACCAACACCGAGCGCCGCCAGCTGGCGGACGCTGGCAACGACCACCCCCCGGGGCGGATGGTGATGGGGACCACCAAGTACAGCTACTTCATGCCGACGAACACGCTGGCCTTCATCTCGGCGACGCTGATCATCATCTTCGTGCTGCCCGACCGGGCCTTCGTGGTGCTGCTGCAGGCGTGCTTGGTGTTCATGTGCGTGGGCTATCTGCTGGCCTTGAATTTTATATCGTATTATAATGATATTTCGAGGATTTTGGACATCGTGTGCTGCTGCACGGTGGGGGTGGCGTTCTGCTTGAAGCTCGGGTATTACTGCGTGAAGGCGTATTACAATGAGGATGAGTGGCTGCTGCGGCGGCTGGGGGTGATGATCAGCAACCACAAGGCGCGGCTGGGCGGGCGTGGTGATTTGGATATGTCGGTTATAAGGAGGATGAGGCAGCAGTATAAACTCATTTCTAAAAGAGTTGTCTGA